The following proteins come from a genomic window of Carassius carassius chromosome 10, fCarCar2.1, whole genome shotgun sequence:
- the LOC132151854 gene encoding protein WWC3-like isoform X2 yields the protein MPWVSSCKRRESSELPLPPGWEEARDYDGRVFYIDHNTRQTSWIDPRDRITKPLTFADCVGDELPLGWEVVYDQQVGVYYIDHINKTTQIENPRTQWRQEQERMLKEYLVVAQEALNAKKEMYQIKQQRLELAQQEMQLFNQLTQDDNRSITSSHSGSSSNAKYDPDQIKAEIACRRERLSRLKQELAQMRQELQYKEMGMETLQEIDRKMSSSQTNYKLDEAQAIFSELRSIKKAISTGEKERQDLIQSLAKLTLNFCDSINEVASSAETCSVQQYTDTGCQTDLMGEFSLLQFGTQDPSLLADRVKLSWQYEEAKKKMSSIQHQLAQLDSESWSGRAEADRDWDYLLLLREKEALLQEITLLSQQQHSPDTLLQLREEKHRLEEEVQKAQSVQSQGANQRILQQEKRNVLMRQLEEATRITTYLHSQLKSLSASNLTVSSSSSRGSLASSRGSLASSRGSLSSISFTDIYGLPQYERTEGSSDVLDPSFRYLLPLETHSRDGSAFGPKRSHDTPQSLTSLSSRSSLSSLSPPSSPMDTTYHSAPQDCPLAQMTEEYMEVASRGLLAEGLRNQTQSQQHTTLSGEGEVGIPATAHLQRDGALQGTHSSTGVTLRCKSASRTSRRARRVSAGVNEDVLATDSGVFEAWSRRTEESEEVSFTQEVPASDPVQIQIGLLYDSNGMFLLLHVLQMRSLNKASVRDGCKVFVKVHVLPVDSSRPCTYYCCKPQEPQSLLSFNEGFRIPLSAGGPGAHALQLNLCTIGPLAQEELLGSAHVSLTDCAGSTEMLFQWLKVHIHNTENHRPEHRCHSQPNRIMDEEEKNEGQGKLEVSMVTHLQEMKKELQRSEEELERKEEQGEAVSERSWQAESVDSGCSNSTAFVIPCPESLCGEGICQISVRRCLQPAERNPIVKVDKATNTEGVLPEPMRMRPKERTGRWGHSSPFMRSSTIVRSQTFSPGARSQYVCRLYRSDSDSSTLPKKSPFIRNTLERRTLRYKQQSHRSSLAEQPTRTSLDLELDLQACRTRQRQLSEELVTLRELKLRLEEPMQGPRGPADLPHWALRDEHFRNLLRDAQRQAKQSRQEQRQEEAAERRLRKASKEVLQMRGQSHKEPLPVQTFKEKMAFFTRPRFNIPPLPADDV from the exons GATTACCAAGCCCCTGACCTTTGCTGACTGTGTGGGCGATGAGCTTCCTCTGGGCTGGGAGGTGGTGTATGACCAGCAGGTGGGCGTCTACTACATCGACCACATCAATA AGACAACCCAGATAGAGAACCCTCGCACACAATGGCGTCAGGAGCAGGAGCGCATGTTAAAAGAGTACCTGGTGGTGGCACAGGAGGCTCTCAATGCCAAGAAAGAGATGTATCAGATCAAACAGCAAAGACTTGAGCTGGCACAGCAAGAGATGCAACTCTTCAACCAGCTCACTCAGGACGACAACCGTTCAATCACCAGCT CTCACTCTGGTTCCTCTTCAAATGCAAAATATGACCCTGACCAAATCAAAGCGGAAATCGCCTGTAGGCGTGAGCGG CTCTCCAGACTCAAACAGGAACTGGCACAGATGAGACAGGAGCTGCAGTACAAGGAAATGGGAATGGAGACCCTACAGGA AATTGACCGGAAGATGTCCAGCAGTCAGACCAATTACAAATTAGATGAAGCACAGGCCATCTTCAGCGAGCTGCGCAGCATTAAAAAGGCCATCAGCACCGGCGAGAAAGAGAGGCAGGACCTCATCCAG AGCCTGGCCAAGCTGACGCTGAACTTCTGTGACTCCATTAATGAGGTGGCCAGCAGTGCAGAAACCTGTAGTGTGCAACAATACACAGACACTGGCTGCCAGACTGATCTGATGGGAGAG TTTTCTCTCTTACAGTTTGGCACCCAGGACCCATCACTGCTTGCAGACAGAGTCAAACTCAGTTGGCAGTATGAAGAGGCTAAGAAAAA GATGTCCAGTATTCAGCATCAGCTGGCTCAGCTGGACAGTGAGAGCTGGTCTGGACGTGCAGAAGCCGATCGGGATTGGGACTATCTGCTGCTGCTGCGGGAGAAGGAGGCCCTGCTCCAGGAGATCACTCTACTAAGCCAGCAGCAGCACTCCCCAGACACACTGCTCCAGCTGCGGGAGGAGAAACACAGGCTGGAGGAGGAGGTGCAGAAAGCCCAGAGTGTCCAGAGTCAGGGAGCCAATCAGAG GATATTACAGCAGGAGAAGAGGAATGTACTTATGAGGCAACTTGAGGAAGCCACCCGCATCACCACCTATCTACACTCTCAGCTGAAGAG cCTGTCAGCCAGTAATCTGACGGTGTCCTCCAGCAGTAGCCGTGGCTCTTTAGCTTCGAGCCGTGGCTCTTTGGCATCCAGCCGTGGTTCTCTCAGCTCCATCAGCTTCACCGACATCTACGGCCTGCCCCAGTATGAACGAACAGAAGGCAGCTCTGATGTTCTGGACCCATCTTTCCGCTACCTTCTCCCCTTGGAGACCCACAGTAGGGATGGTTCAGCCTTCGGCCCAAAACGGTCCCACGACACACCACagtctctcacctctctctcttctcGGTCCTCGCTCTCCTCGCTCTCCCCTCCCAGCTCCCCCATGGACACCACCTACCACTCGGCCCCCCAGGACTGCCCTCTGGCCCAAATGACAGAGGAGTACATGGAGGTGGCCAGCAGGGGTCTTCTGGCTGAAGGACTACGGAATCAGACTCAATCCCAGCAGCACACTACTCTTTCTGGGGAAGGGGAAGTGGGAATCCCAGCCACTGCACACCTCCAGAGAGATGGAGCTCTCCAAGGAACGCACAGCTCCACAG GAGTGACCCTGCGCTGTAAAAGTGCAAGTAGGACCAGCAGAAGAGCAAGACGAGTGTCTGCAGGAGTAAATGAAGACGTTTTGGCAACAGACAGTGGGGTGTTTGAAGCCTGGAGCAGAAG GACGGAGGAATCAGAAGAAGTCAGTTTTACTCAAGAGGTCCCAGCCTCAGATCCAGTTCAGATTCAGATTGGTCTTCT ATATGATTCGAATGGCATGTTTTTGCTGCTGCATGTCCTTCAGATGAGAAGTTTAAACAAGGCCTCTGTTAGAGATGGATGCAAAGT ATTTGTGAAGGTTCATGTTCTCCCGGTGGACTCCAGCCGGCCCTGCACATATTACTGCTGTAAGCCCCAGGAGCCTCAATCTCTTCTCAGCTTTAATGAGGGCTTCCGGATCCCCCTGAGTGCTGGAGGCCCCGGGGCCCATGCATTACAGTTAAACCTCTGCACTATAGGACCCCTTGCCCAGGAGGAGCTACTG GGCTCTGCTCACGTCTCGCTGACAGACTGTGCAGGAAGCACTGAAATGCTCTTCCAGTGGCTTAAAGTGCATATTCACAACACAGAGAACCACAGGCCTGAGCACAGATGCCACAGTCAACCTAACCGCATCATGGATGAAGAGGAGAAGAATGAAGGGCAAGGGAAGCTGGAG GTGTCCATGGTGACTCATTTGCAGGAGATGAAGAAAGAGTTACAGAGGAGTGAAGAGGAGTTGGAGAGGAAGGAAGAGCAAGGAGAAGCAGTTTCTGAGAG GAGTTGGCAGGCTGAGTCAGTGGACAGCGGCTGCAGTAACAGTACAGCGTTTGTCATTCCCTGTCCTGAGAGTCTTTGCGGTGAAGGTATCTGCCAGATCTCTGTGAGACGCTGTCTCCAGCCTGCAGAAAGAAATCCAATAGTAAAG GTGGACAAGGCGACCAACACCGAAGGTGTGCTTCCAGAGCCAATGAGAATGCGGCCGAAGGAGAGGACAGGCCGCTGGGGTCACAGCTCACCGTTCATGCGCAGCAGCACAATAGTCAGATCTCAAACGTTTTCACCTGGAGCGCGCAGTCAGTATGTCTGTAGG TTGTATAGAAGTGACAGTGATAGCTCTACTCTACCAAAGAAATCCCCCTTTATCAGAAACACTCTAGAGAGACGAACCCTGCgatataaacag CAGTCTCACCGCTCCTCTCTGGCTGAGCAGCCCACACGTACCTCTCTGGACCTGGAGCTGGACCTCCAGGCCTGCCGTACACGACAGAGGCAGCTGAGCGAGGAGCTGGTCACACTGCGGGAGCTCAAACTGCGgctggaggagcccatgcaggGCCCCCGTGGCCCCGCGGACCTTCCTCACTGGGCCCTGCGGGATGAGCATTTCCGAAACCTGCTCCGTGACGCCCAGAGACAG GCCAAGCAGAGTAGACAGGAGCAGAGGCAGGAGGAAGCTGCTGAGAGGAGGTTGAGAAAGGCCTCAAAAGAGGTTTTGCAAATGAGGGGCCAGAGCCACAAAGAGCCCCTCCCTGTGCAGACGTTCAA AGAGAAGATGGCTTTCTTTACTAGACCAAGATTCAACATCCCGCCTCTGCCAGCCGACGACGTGTGA
- the LOC132151854 gene encoding protein WWC3-like isoform X5 encodes MPWVSSCKRRESSELPLPPGWEEARDYDGRVFYIDHNTRQTSWIDPRDRITKPLTFADCVGDELPLGWEVVYDQQVGVYYIDHINKTTQIENPRTQWRQEQERMLKEYLVVAQEALNAKKEMYQIKQQRLELAQQEMQLFNQLTQDDNRSITSSHSGSSSNAKYDPDQIKAEIACRRERLSRLKQELAQMRQELQYKEMGMETLQEIDRKMSSSQTNYKLDEAQAIFSELRSIKKAISTGEKERQDLIQSLAKLTLNFCDSINEVASSAETCSVQQYTDTGCQTDLMGEFSLLQFGTQDPSLLADRVKLSWQYEEAKKKMSSIQHQLAQLDSESWSGRAEADRDWDYLLLLREKEALLQEITLLSQQQHSPDTLLQLREEKHRLEEEVQKAQSVQSQGANQRILQQEKRNVLMRQLEEATRITTYLHSQLKSLSASNLTVSSSSSRGSLASSRGSLASSRGSLSSISFTDIYGLPQYERTEGSSDVLDPSFRYLLPLETHSRDGSAFGPKRSHDTPQSLTSLSSRSSLSSLSPPSSPMDTTYHSAPQDCPLAQMTEEYMEVASRGLLAEGLRNQTQSQQHTTLSGEGEVGIPATAHLQRDGALQGTHSSTGVTLRCKSASRTSRRARRVSAGVNEDVLATDSGVFEAWSRSRTEESEEVSFTQEVPASDPVQIQIGLLYDSNGMFLLLHVLQMRSLNKASVRDGCKVFVKVHVLPVDSSRPCTYYCCKPQEPQSLLSFNEGFRIPLSAGGPGAHALQLNLCTIGPLAQEELLGSAHVSLTDCAGSTEMLFQWLKVHIHNTENHRPEHRCHSQPNRIMDEEEKNEGQGKLEEMKKELQRSEEELERKEEQGEAVSERSWQAESVDSGCSNSTAFVIPCPESLCGEGICQISVRRCLQPAERNPIVKVDKATNTEGVLPEPMRMRPKERTGRWGHSSPFMRSSTIVRSQTFSPGARSQYVCRLYRSDSDSSTLPKKSPFIRNTLERRTLRYKQQSHRSSLAEQPTRTSLDLELDLQACRTRQRQLSEELVTLRELKLRLEEPMQGPRGPADLPHWALRDEHFRNLLRDAQRQAKQSRQEQRQEEAAERRLRKASKEVLQMRGQSHKEPLPVQTFKEKMAFFTRPRFNIPPLPADDV; translated from the exons GATTACCAAGCCCCTGACCTTTGCTGACTGTGTGGGCGATGAGCTTCCTCTGGGCTGGGAGGTGGTGTATGACCAGCAGGTGGGCGTCTACTACATCGACCACATCAATA AGACAACCCAGATAGAGAACCCTCGCACACAATGGCGTCAGGAGCAGGAGCGCATGTTAAAAGAGTACCTGGTGGTGGCACAGGAGGCTCTCAATGCCAAGAAAGAGATGTATCAGATCAAACAGCAAAGACTTGAGCTGGCACAGCAAGAGATGCAACTCTTCAACCAGCTCACTCAGGACGACAACCGTTCAATCACCAGCT CTCACTCTGGTTCCTCTTCAAATGCAAAATATGACCCTGACCAAATCAAAGCGGAAATCGCCTGTAGGCGTGAGCGG CTCTCCAGACTCAAACAGGAACTGGCACAGATGAGACAGGAGCTGCAGTACAAGGAAATGGGAATGGAGACCCTACAGGA AATTGACCGGAAGATGTCCAGCAGTCAGACCAATTACAAATTAGATGAAGCACAGGCCATCTTCAGCGAGCTGCGCAGCATTAAAAAGGCCATCAGCACCGGCGAGAAAGAGAGGCAGGACCTCATCCAG AGCCTGGCCAAGCTGACGCTGAACTTCTGTGACTCCATTAATGAGGTGGCCAGCAGTGCAGAAACCTGTAGTGTGCAACAATACACAGACACTGGCTGCCAGACTGATCTGATGGGAGAG TTTTCTCTCTTACAGTTTGGCACCCAGGACCCATCACTGCTTGCAGACAGAGTCAAACTCAGTTGGCAGTATGAAGAGGCTAAGAAAAA GATGTCCAGTATTCAGCATCAGCTGGCTCAGCTGGACAGTGAGAGCTGGTCTGGACGTGCAGAAGCCGATCGGGATTGGGACTATCTGCTGCTGCTGCGGGAGAAGGAGGCCCTGCTCCAGGAGATCACTCTACTAAGCCAGCAGCAGCACTCCCCAGACACACTGCTCCAGCTGCGGGAGGAGAAACACAGGCTGGAGGAGGAGGTGCAGAAAGCCCAGAGTGTCCAGAGTCAGGGAGCCAATCAGAG GATATTACAGCAGGAGAAGAGGAATGTACTTATGAGGCAACTTGAGGAAGCCACCCGCATCACCACCTATCTACACTCTCAGCTGAAGAG cCTGTCAGCCAGTAATCTGACGGTGTCCTCCAGCAGTAGCCGTGGCTCTTTAGCTTCGAGCCGTGGCTCTTTGGCATCCAGCCGTGGTTCTCTCAGCTCCATCAGCTTCACCGACATCTACGGCCTGCCCCAGTATGAACGAACAGAAGGCAGCTCTGATGTTCTGGACCCATCTTTCCGCTACCTTCTCCCCTTGGAGACCCACAGTAGGGATGGTTCAGCCTTCGGCCCAAAACGGTCCCACGACACACCACagtctctcacctctctctcttctcGGTCCTCGCTCTCCTCGCTCTCCCCTCCCAGCTCCCCCATGGACACCACCTACCACTCGGCCCCCCAGGACTGCCCTCTGGCCCAAATGACAGAGGAGTACATGGAGGTGGCCAGCAGGGGTCTTCTGGCTGAAGGACTACGGAATCAGACTCAATCCCAGCAGCACACTACTCTTTCTGGGGAAGGGGAAGTGGGAATCCCAGCCACTGCACACCTCCAGAGAGATGGAGCTCTCCAAGGAACGCACAGCTCCACAG GAGTGACCCTGCGCTGTAAAAGTGCAAGTAGGACCAGCAGAAGAGCAAGACGAGTGTCTGCAGGAGTAAATGAAGACGTTTTGGCAACAGACAGTGGGGTGTTTGAAGCCTGGAGCAGAAG TAGGACGGAGGAATCAGAAGAAGTCAGTTTTACTCAAGAGGTCCCAGCCTCAGATCCAGTTCAGATTCAGATTGGTCTTCT ATATGATTCGAATGGCATGTTTTTGCTGCTGCATGTCCTTCAGATGAGAAGTTTAAACAAGGCCTCTGTTAGAGATGGATGCAAAGT ATTTGTGAAGGTTCATGTTCTCCCGGTGGACTCCAGCCGGCCCTGCACATATTACTGCTGTAAGCCCCAGGAGCCTCAATCTCTTCTCAGCTTTAATGAGGGCTTCCGGATCCCCCTGAGTGCTGGAGGCCCCGGGGCCCATGCATTACAGTTAAACCTCTGCACTATAGGACCCCTTGCCCAGGAGGAGCTACTG GGCTCTGCTCACGTCTCGCTGACAGACTGTGCAGGAAGCACTGAAATGCTCTTCCAGTGGCTTAAAGTGCATATTCACAACACAGAGAACCACAGGCCTGAGCACAGATGCCACAGTCAACCTAACCGCATCATGGATGAAGAGGAGAAGAATGAAGGGCAAGGGAAGCTGGAG GAGATGAAGAAAGAGTTACAGAGGAGTGAAGAGGAGTTGGAGAGGAAGGAAGAGCAAGGAGAAGCAGTTTCTGAGAG GAGTTGGCAGGCTGAGTCAGTGGACAGCGGCTGCAGTAACAGTACAGCGTTTGTCATTCCCTGTCCTGAGAGTCTTTGCGGTGAAGGTATCTGCCAGATCTCTGTGAGACGCTGTCTCCAGCCTGCAGAAAGAAATCCAATAGTAAAG GTGGACAAGGCGACCAACACCGAAGGTGTGCTTCCAGAGCCAATGAGAATGCGGCCGAAGGAGAGGACAGGCCGCTGGGGTCACAGCTCACCGTTCATGCGCAGCAGCACAATAGTCAGATCTCAAACGTTTTCACCTGGAGCGCGCAGTCAGTATGTCTGTAGG TTGTATAGAAGTGACAGTGATAGCTCTACTCTACCAAAGAAATCCCCCTTTATCAGAAACACTCTAGAGAGACGAACCCTGCgatataaacag CAGTCTCACCGCTCCTCTCTGGCTGAGCAGCCCACACGTACCTCTCTGGACCTGGAGCTGGACCTCCAGGCCTGCCGTACACGACAGAGGCAGCTGAGCGAGGAGCTGGTCACACTGCGGGAGCTCAAACTGCGgctggaggagcccatgcaggGCCCCCGTGGCCCCGCGGACCTTCCTCACTGGGCCCTGCGGGATGAGCATTTCCGAAACCTGCTCCGTGACGCCCAGAGACAG GCCAAGCAGAGTAGACAGGAGCAGAGGCAGGAGGAAGCTGCTGAGAGGAGGTTGAGAAAGGCCTCAAAAGAGGTTTTGCAAATGAGGGGCCAGAGCCACAAAGAGCCCCTCCCTGTGCAGACGTTCAA AGAGAAGATGGCTTTCTTTACTAGACCAAGATTCAACATCCCGCCTCTGCCAGCCGACGACGTGTGA
- the LOC132151854 gene encoding protein WWC3-like isoform X4 translates to MPWVSSCKRRESSELPLPPGWEEARDYDGRVFYIDHNTRQTSWIDPRDRITKPLTFADCVGDELPLGWEVVYDQQVGVYYIDHINKTTQIENPRTQWRQEQERMLKEYLVVAQEALNAKKEMYQIKQQRLELAQQEMQLFNQLTQDDNRSITSSHSGSSSNAKYDPDQIKAEIACRRERLSRLKQELAQMRQELQYKEMGMETLQEIDRKMSSSQTNYKLDEAQAIFSELRSIKKAISTGEKERQDLIQSLAKLTLNFCDSINEVASSAETCSVQQYTDTGCQTDLMGEFGTQDPSLLADRVKLSWQYEEAKKKMSSIQHQLAQLDSESWSGRAEADRDWDYLLLLREKEALLQEITLLSQQQHSPDTLLQLREEKHRLEEEVQKAQSVQSQGANQRILQQEKRNVLMRQLEEATRITTYLHSQLKSLSASNLTVSSSSSRGSLASSRGSLASSRGSLSSISFTDIYGLPQYERTEGSSDVLDPSFRYLLPLETHSRDGSAFGPKRSHDTPQSLTSLSSRSSLSSLSPPSSPMDTTYHSAPQDCPLAQMTEEYMEVASRGLLAEGLRNQTQSQQHTTLSGEGEVGIPATAHLQRDGALQGTHSSTGVTLRCKSASRTSRRARRVSAGVNEDVLATDSGVFEAWSRRTEESEEVSFTQEVPASDPVQIQIGLLYDSNGMFLLLHVLQMRSLNKASVRDGCKVFVKVHVLPVDSSRPCTYYCCKPQEPQSLLSFNEGFRIPLSAGGPGAHALQLNLCTIGPLAQEELLGSAHVSLTDCAGSTEMLFQWLKVHIHNTENHRPEHRCHSQPNRIMDEEEKNEGQGKLEVSMVTHLQEMKKELQRSEEELERKEEQGEAVSERSWQAESVDSGCSNSTAFVIPCPESLCGEGICQISVRRCLQPAERNPIVKVDKATNTEGVLPEPMRMRPKERTGRWGHSSPFMRSSTIVRSQTFSPGARSQYVCRLYRSDSDSSTLPKKSPFIRNTLERRTLRYKQQSHRSSLAEQPTRTSLDLELDLQACRTRQRQLSEELVTLRELKLRLEEPMQGPRGPADLPHWALRDEHFRNLLRDAQRQAKQSRQEQRQEEAAERRLRKASKEVLQMRGQSHKEPLPVQTFKEKMAFFTRPRFNIPPLPADDV, encoded by the exons GATTACCAAGCCCCTGACCTTTGCTGACTGTGTGGGCGATGAGCTTCCTCTGGGCTGGGAGGTGGTGTATGACCAGCAGGTGGGCGTCTACTACATCGACCACATCAATA AGACAACCCAGATAGAGAACCCTCGCACACAATGGCGTCAGGAGCAGGAGCGCATGTTAAAAGAGTACCTGGTGGTGGCACAGGAGGCTCTCAATGCCAAGAAAGAGATGTATCAGATCAAACAGCAAAGACTTGAGCTGGCACAGCAAGAGATGCAACTCTTCAACCAGCTCACTCAGGACGACAACCGTTCAATCACCAGCT CTCACTCTGGTTCCTCTTCAAATGCAAAATATGACCCTGACCAAATCAAAGCGGAAATCGCCTGTAGGCGTGAGCGG CTCTCCAGACTCAAACAGGAACTGGCACAGATGAGACAGGAGCTGCAGTACAAGGAAATGGGAATGGAGACCCTACAGGA AATTGACCGGAAGATGTCCAGCAGTCAGACCAATTACAAATTAGATGAAGCACAGGCCATCTTCAGCGAGCTGCGCAGCATTAAAAAGGCCATCAGCACCGGCGAGAAAGAGAGGCAGGACCTCATCCAG AGCCTGGCCAAGCTGACGCTGAACTTCTGTGACTCCATTAATGAGGTGGCCAGCAGTGCAGAAACCTGTAGTGTGCAACAATACACAGACACTGGCTGCCAGACTGATCTGATGGGAGAG TTTGGCACCCAGGACCCATCACTGCTTGCAGACAGAGTCAAACTCAGTTGGCAGTATGAAGAGGCTAAGAAAAA GATGTCCAGTATTCAGCATCAGCTGGCTCAGCTGGACAGTGAGAGCTGGTCTGGACGTGCAGAAGCCGATCGGGATTGGGACTATCTGCTGCTGCTGCGGGAGAAGGAGGCCCTGCTCCAGGAGATCACTCTACTAAGCCAGCAGCAGCACTCCCCAGACACACTGCTCCAGCTGCGGGAGGAGAAACACAGGCTGGAGGAGGAGGTGCAGAAAGCCCAGAGTGTCCAGAGTCAGGGAGCCAATCAGAG GATATTACAGCAGGAGAAGAGGAATGTACTTATGAGGCAACTTGAGGAAGCCACCCGCATCACCACCTATCTACACTCTCAGCTGAAGAG cCTGTCAGCCAGTAATCTGACGGTGTCCTCCAGCAGTAGCCGTGGCTCTTTAGCTTCGAGCCGTGGCTCTTTGGCATCCAGCCGTGGTTCTCTCAGCTCCATCAGCTTCACCGACATCTACGGCCTGCCCCAGTATGAACGAACAGAAGGCAGCTCTGATGTTCTGGACCCATCTTTCCGCTACCTTCTCCCCTTGGAGACCCACAGTAGGGATGGTTCAGCCTTCGGCCCAAAACGGTCCCACGACACACCACagtctctcacctctctctcttctcGGTCCTCGCTCTCCTCGCTCTCCCCTCCCAGCTCCCCCATGGACACCACCTACCACTCGGCCCCCCAGGACTGCCCTCTGGCCCAAATGACAGAGGAGTACATGGAGGTGGCCAGCAGGGGTCTTCTGGCTGAAGGACTACGGAATCAGACTCAATCCCAGCAGCACACTACTCTTTCTGGGGAAGGGGAAGTGGGAATCCCAGCCACTGCACACCTCCAGAGAGATGGAGCTCTCCAAGGAACGCACAGCTCCACAG GAGTGACCCTGCGCTGTAAAAGTGCAAGTAGGACCAGCAGAAGAGCAAGACGAGTGTCTGCAGGAGTAAATGAAGACGTTTTGGCAACAGACAGTGGGGTGTTTGAAGCCTGGAGCAGAAG GACGGAGGAATCAGAAGAAGTCAGTTTTACTCAAGAGGTCCCAGCCTCAGATCCAGTTCAGATTCAGATTGGTCTTCT ATATGATTCGAATGGCATGTTTTTGCTGCTGCATGTCCTTCAGATGAGAAGTTTAAACAAGGCCTCTGTTAGAGATGGATGCAAAGT ATTTGTGAAGGTTCATGTTCTCCCGGTGGACTCCAGCCGGCCCTGCACATATTACTGCTGTAAGCCCCAGGAGCCTCAATCTCTTCTCAGCTTTAATGAGGGCTTCCGGATCCCCCTGAGTGCTGGAGGCCCCGGGGCCCATGCATTACAGTTAAACCTCTGCACTATAGGACCCCTTGCCCAGGAGGAGCTACTG GGCTCTGCTCACGTCTCGCTGACAGACTGTGCAGGAAGCACTGAAATGCTCTTCCAGTGGCTTAAAGTGCATATTCACAACACAGAGAACCACAGGCCTGAGCACAGATGCCACAGTCAACCTAACCGCATCATGGATGAAGAGGAGAAGAATGAAGGGCAAGGGAAGCTGGAG GTGTCCATGGTGACTCATTTGCAGGAGATGAAGAAAGAGTTACAGAGGAGTGAAGAGGAGTTGGAGAGGAAGGAAGAGCAAGGAGAAGCAGTTTCTGAGAG GAGTTGGCAGGCTGAGTCAGTGGACAGCGGCTGCAGTAACAGTACAGCGTTTGTCATTCCCTGTCCTGAGAGTCTTTGCGGTGAAGGTATCTGCCAGATCTCTGTGAGACGCTGTCTCCAGCCTGCAGAAAGAAATCCAATAGTAAAG GTGGACAAGGCGACCAACACCGAAGGTGTGCTTCCAGAGCCAATGAGAATGCGGCCGAAGGAGAGGACAGGCCGCTGGGGTCACAGCTCACCGTTCATGCGCAGCAGCACAATAGTCAGATCTCAAACGTTTTCACCTGGAGCGCGCAGTCAGTATGTCTGTAGG TTGTATAGAAGTGACAGTGATAGCTCTACTCTACCAAAGAAATCCCCCTTTATCAGAAACACTCTAGAGAGACGAACCCTGCgatataaacag CAGTCTCACCGCTCCTCTCTGGCTGAGCAGCCCACACGTACCTCTCTGGACCTGGAGCTGGACCTCCAGGCCTGCCGTACACGACAGAGGCAGCTGAGCGAGGAGCTGGTCACACTGCGGGAGCTCAAACTGCGgctggaggagcccatgcaggGCCCCCGTGGCCCCGCGGACCTTCCTCACTGGGCCCTGCGGGATGAGCATTTCCGAAACCTGCTCCGTGACGCCCAGAGACAG GCCAAGCAGAGTAGACAGGAGCAGAGGCAGGAGGAAGCTGCTGAGAGGAGGTTGAGAAAGGCCTCAAAAGAGGTTTTGCAAATGAGGGGCCAGAGCCACAAAGAGCCCCTCCCTGTGCAGACGTTCAA AGAGAAGATGGCTTTCTTTACTAGACCAAGATTCAACATCCCGCCTCTGCCAGCCGACGACGTGTGA